GGCCGATGACCATCCCGGCGTGCAGCCGGACCGGCTGCACGGCTTCGATCTCCAGCGTCCAGCGGTGGCTCGCGCCCGTGTTGCCCATATCGGCGGCGAACTGAACGAACACCCCGAGCCGGCCGAGGGAGGACCGGCCGATCAGACAGGGCACGGTGTCCACCGCTCCGATCTCCTCCACCGTGGTGCCCAGGTAGACCCGGTGCGGCTGGAGCACGATCCCGCCCGGCGGGATCACCAACTCCGCGAGCGGCTGATCACGGTGCGGATCCACCGGCTCCCCGGTATGCGTGCGCAGCACGCGCCCGAGACGGTAGTTGTAGCTGCACGGGTTGACGAAGTCCTCCCGGAAGGGCTCCAGCGTCAGCTCGCCAGCCGCACGGCGGCGCACGATTTCCGGCCCGGTCAGGATCACGCGGTCACCCGCCCGACCAGAGCCTGCGCCGCCGCCCGCAGCTCCGCGAGCGAGCCGTCGTTGCGGACCTCCGCGTCGGCGCATCCGGCCGGGATACCTCCAGACTCCTCACCGCAGGTCAGGTCGCCACGCTGCGCCCGGCGGGCCCGGCGCAGCTCCGGGTCCGCATCGACACGGACCAGCGTGAACCCCAGGTCCCGCAGGCAGTCGATGTCCGGGACCCGCAGGTCGTCGCACACCACCACCGCCTCCGGGGCGGTATCCGCGAGCTGCTCGACGCGCTGCCGGAAGTCGGCGGTCAGCGCGTCGGGGTTGATCCGGCGCAGGTGCCCGGCAAGATCCGCCAGCAGCAGACCGTCCTGGACAGCGGGGTCCGGCAGCGGGCTGCCGGCCAGCCGGTAGACCAGGGACTGCAGTTGGTACAGCGGCTCAGCCAGCCGCACCACCACGGCCTGCCGTCCGATCCGGCCGAACTCCTCCACCAGTAACCGGGCCAGGGTCGACTTGCCGGACCCGGGAATGCCGTGCAGGGCAATGCGCATCATGAACTCCACGAAGTGCATGGCGACACCACGGCCGCATCCGATGAGGGACGCCAGCACCAAGCCCCTGGGCCGCGCTGGACGTGCCTCCACTCTCAGCGCGGACCCACCTGCCCCGGAACCCGTCGAAGCGATGCGCCCGTGATGCGGCGGCGAGCAATGAATGAGCAATGCCCCGGGCTCTTCACCCGCACCCGCACCGGCCGTTAGCGTCGACCGGATAGCCGCCCGGCCTTACGGGGAAAGGAACCAAGGTGACACGGACCCCGGAGCTGACGCGCTCGCGCGAGGTACGCGGGATGAATCGCCCCGACCTGGCCCGCGCAGTCGTCCAGCGCAGCATCGATCGCGGAGGACCGGCTCTGGGAACGGGAGCTGACGGAGTCTTACGATGGGAGGACGGCCGCCGGCCTGACGACCTGGCCCAAGTCTGCCTGGCAGAGATCTTCGGCATCGACCTCGCACTGATCGACTCCCACCCCTGGCCGCAGTGGCTCCACTTCGACCCGCTCCAGCACCAGACCGATCACCCGTGGACCAGCCTCGGCGCACGCGAGGCCATCATCGAGACCGTCGGGAGTGACATGCACCGCCGGACCTTCGTCCTCAGCTCGGCCGCCATGACCTCCAGCCTCTTCGCCTGGCTCATCGCCGAACCAGCACAAGCCGAGCAGCTCACCGGCCGACGGATCGGCGAAGGCGCCGTCTCAATGATCGAACGCGAGGTGCGCCGGTTGCGGCGGGCCGACGATGTCGACGGCGGCGGGACCCTGGTCACCGGTGCCAACAACGCCCTTGCGATGGTCGCTGACCTGCTCTCCAACCGCACCTACAGCCTGGCCCATGGCCAGCGCCTCTATGCCGCTGCCGCAGACCTGGCCCGCATGCGCGCCTGGGCGGCGTTCGACGTCTACGACCGCTGCGACGACCACACCTTCAAGAGTGCCCTCCAGGCCGCCCACGCCGCCGACGACCAAGCCCTCGGCGCACACATCCTCACCTTCTGGTCAGCCGCCGCCTACAACTGCGACCGTCCCACCGACGCCGAAGCCATGGCCTGCGCCGCCCTGACCGCCGTCCGCGGTACCACCGCGCCCCGCGTCCAGGCCCTCGTCCACGCCCGCCGCGCCCGCGCCCGCTCCCACCTGGGCCACCCCGGCTGCTGGACCGACCTCGACCACGCCGAACACCTCCTGCACACCGCCGACGCCACCGGCGAGGAAGAACCCGAATGGGCCTACTGGTTCGACCACTCCGAACTCCAGGGTCTACG
The Streptacidiphilus albus JL83 genome window above contains:
- a CDS encoding dCTP deaminase; the encoded protein is MILTGPEIVRRRAAGELTLEPFREDFVNPCSYNYRLGRVLRTHTGEPVDPHRDQPLAELVIPPGGIVLQPHRVYLGTTVEEIGAVDTVPCLIGRSSLGRLGVFVQFAADMGNTGASHRWTLEIEAVQPVRLHAGMVIGQVSFWTTVGDLLPYRGHFGRFDDATVAPVAHLTARSR
- a CDS encoding nucleoside/nucleotide kinase family protein; translation: MHFVEFMMRIALHGIPGSGKSTLARLLVEEFGRIGRQAVVVRLAEPLYQLQSLVYRLAGSPLPDPAVQDGLLLADLAGHLRRINPDALTADFRQRVEQLADTAPEAVVVCDDLRVPDIDCLRDLGFTLVRVDADPELRRARRAQRGDLTCGEESGGIPAGCADAEVRNDGSLAELRAAAQALVGRVTA